A region of the Apium graveolens cultivar Ventura chromosome 6, ASM990537v1, whole genome shotgun sequence genome:
ctttttctaagaaatcatttcttttcctaaaagcaagattttcagaagttaatctttcacatgttaaagtttgatctctataactaacaaacatggttttaagatatcttctcaactcattaatatcatcagtatgaaaagcataagtagtctgaggtacctttgtttcagcagcttcagaactgctctcagaacttgatttatcagcatttgccatcaatgcatagttctcctcactttcagagtctgaggtgtctgtccagcttttctgctttgtgacaagagctttgcctttgtcactcttggtcttcttgcaatcaggagatatgtggcctttctcaccacaattataacatttaacattggcgtaatctcctctgtcagactttcctcctcttccttcagatcttctgaaattcttcttatcagaacttatgcctttcctggaaaacttctttcccttcctgaacttcctgtatgcaatctttgtgattcctttcaccataagagcacacagcttcatcatctcctcatcagcatcagtttcaggcaagctttcagaatctgagtcatcatcactctcagaacttgatgactcagtatcagactttatgaaaagagctttacccttgtctttctttgaggaaggtgctttgggggattcctcttcagccttgagagcaactgtccttgactttcctcctttcctcttgcttctttattccatctcaagttcatgagtcttgagcattccatagatttcatcaagagttgtttcatcaagattgtagttgtctcttattgttgttgccttcaaatcccagcattcaggaagagctaacaggaattttaggttggtatcttcaagatcatactctttatcaaccaatgacaaatcattcaaaagtttgacaaatctatcatataaatcattcaatgactcattagattttgagtcaaaatgttcatactcttgagtgagtattgtcttcctgttcttcttaactgtttcagttccttgacaccttgtctccagtgcatcccatatctccttggcagtcttgcagttgattaccctgtttgacattacattatcaatggcactatgcagtaagtgtcgtaccttggcatccttagcaatagatgctatatcttcagcagtgtaatcactcttttcctttggtacagtctttgctgcttcacctgcaactacaacagcgagcttggtaggtttgtgaggcccttccttgattctaccaaggtattctggatctgttgcttccagaaacatggtcatccttaccttccatatgggatattcagatggtctcaatatgggaactctgatagtctcatatcgactctgaattgatgtctttgatgattcctcagttttggtaggcttagttggagtttctgtgtcagacatgattgtgtttggatctttaactgtatgtgtgttaacagaaggctctgataccacttgttaggtcacactttcactgtagagggggtgaatacagtgtttattacaatcaaatcaaacttcaagaacttatgtaacagaaaacaaactttattgaaacaataaactctgttacaatctggaactgttatctctcagtgatgaacaaaatatcacgagagctgctagggttacagtaaataatattctcgataatgataacacttctagtgtaaaccctatgtctgtgtttatatattacacagttataagataatcgctaattgatatggaatataattctgcttcctaatatatatcaatcagatatcttttattccaagtattccattctttacggaattcctttttcatgcatatttcttcttatgtttatcttgatcttcttaactttaatcagctgctgtccttatctgatcgtccttcagcacttaagttctgatatctatctcctgatgcttatctcctgataacataagtactgatatcccttaagtcctgacttccagtataagtactgatcaacagttaagtaccgatttgtcctgttcaaataagatctgaaatctaaacataaaacatattagccatgatattatcaaatatatctaacaaaccaGTAACAATATTCACAATATTAGATAACATAGAAAAGAATTCCCAAATAGAATCTTTTTTCTCAGCGGCACACCAACCAATGCTAATTGTAAACGATGAGCAAAACAATGTACATAATAAGCATATGGACAATCTTTCAGAAATAGAGCTTGTAAATCATTAAATGCACCTCGCATATTACTAGAACCATCATATCCCTGACCTCTCATGTTATGAATGCTCAAGTTATTTCGTGTGAGgacatcaaatatttctttctTAAGAGTTAATGATATTGTATCAGCCACATTAACAATATCAAAAAAACGCTCACGAATAAAATCATGAACATCAACAAACCGAAGCACAATAGCCATTTGTTCTTTATGTGATTCATCTATTGTTTCATCAACTAAAATGCAATACTTACAATCTCCTCTGTTACGAGAAGTTGATGATTCGTCATGACCCCGTAATGCACATGCTTGCAAATTCAAGTATCGAACAACCTCTATGGTAGCTCTCAAACGCAGTCTATTATTATTTATCTCTTCCAAAGATTGGCGATTTATGACCTTGTCAATATGTCTTGTAATATCGGTCAACCCCTCAAGAGATTTTACTGCTTTTTTATGTAGTGAATTATCCCCACCAATATGAACAAAGAAAAGACATCTCTCGTTATCATTAACTCTTTTCCAATTCTTAAATCCATCAATAGTAAATGCATGTTGTGAAGATGAGTCCTTTTCAAATAGAAAACACGGAAAACAGAATGCTGCATCTTTCGAAATTGAATACTCTAGCCAACACCATGAATTAAACCAAAATGCTTGAAATCGACGACGTTGATTTCCAAACTCTGTAGATGGATATTGATCTTTTTTTAATTTTGGTTGACATGCTCCTAGCCTAATGTATTCACGCGTAATATCATCACGAACATTAGGTGGATACATCCAAATTGGGCGACGCAGACCTGGATCGCGTTCAAGTGATGCAAGATCAATTGGACTAGTTGTAACTGTAGGAGGAGCACTATGAGTAATTGTAGCTGCAGTAGGAGCGCCAAGAGGATCATGAATAGAAATAGGTGCAGCACTAGGAGTCGTTGTGACATTGGGAGTAGTTGCGGGACTAGCATCAGAAGTAGaaaaataagataataatgtcttCCTTTTACGACCTTGACTCCTGCaaccaaaatataaattttaaataagataaaatcaatattcttaattttaaggAACACTTAGAAATCACAaatatttgtttattttattatcaAATACATTAGTATAGATTTTAAAGAACATGTGAAAGTTTAAAACAAATTTCCGAATTAACACTCACTCCAAATAGTAACATTGTATCTACATTATTTAATATATACATTGATATTAAAAATACACATATTTAATCTAGTTGTATATCGGTACTcacaattatttatttatattaaattcataCTTTATACAATTATGatataaacaataaccaaaattgaAAAAGATGAATAAATTAACTAATCTAATTGaacaaataaaaaattaaataactTACATTATTAAGTAATATAAGTTGGATGAGATGAATGATTTGATCTAAGAATCCAGCGTGAACAGGTGAACATGGGCTACTTAATACAATAGGGTTCCCTACTTTTTTTTCCTCTGCTGATTTCTTTTCTCTGTAATTAACGTTATGCTTGTTAGACACAAAGCTTAACGGAATTGGGCTTCCATTTTTTTTTATCTCTTGGCCCATTATATTATCAAAGTTGTTATCTAATATGCGCTGGAGGTTTTTATTAAAAGGGGCTTTTTAAAACTTCATATGGGCTGGACTTGTAGTAGGCTGAAATCATAATATATATCAATTGGGCTGTAAAAAATTGACCTGGGCTGGAGCCCACCCAGCCCATACTCAGGTCCGCCACTGGTGTCCAACACAAGTAGGAAACGTTTTTAAGACGGAGAGAGTAATATTTATTTCCCTTCTTTTTTGAACTTCACTTCTTTCTCACCTTTTTCATTTCTCTCtgattattattttaataataagatACAAAAATAAGGCATGTCGTTGGATTTGATACACAGAGACTTTGTTTTAAATCATTAGGacattatattttataatatttataggATATTTGCTAGAACCCTTTTGAACTTGCTCATCAAAAAAGTCACATTATACCTCCTTATTACGTGCTCATGCGCACGTGATAGAAAAATGATTATAAAATAAACAATGTTTTATCATTAATTTCATGAAatcataaattttaaaaaaattgcgGGATCTACAAATTCATTTAACTAAATTCATAAATCTATCAGCGTGTACGTGTCCAGAACACATCACCATACTCATGACACATCATGTGAAAAGCGGTCTAGTGTCTACTTTACTTCACTATCGTACGCCGACTCTAGTGCCGCTTGCCCCCCCTCAAGTGCACTTTTCACACGTGTCCTTCACTCGTACCATAAAAGGTCAACGCCGTCAAGCTCATCTAATGGAATTCAAAcgcctatatatatcaatactCGAATTTATTTTCTTTAGACCCAAAAATATCAACAACAGGCAACAGCTAATCTAATCTTTTAACTATAATCATGAAATCATCTCTGATCCGAACCGGCTCGTCCGGTTCGCTAC
Encoded here:
- the LOC141664857 gene encoding uncharacterized protein LOC141664857 → MGQEIKKNGSPIPLSFVSNKHNVNYREKKSAEEKKVGNPIVLSSPCSPVHAGFLDQIIHLIQLILLNNIQCYYLESQGRKRKTLLSYFSTSDASPATTPNVTTTPSAAPISIHDPLGAPTAATITHSAPPTVTTSPIDLASLERDPGLRRPIWMYPPNVRDDITREYIRLGACQPKLKKDQYPSTEFGNQRRRFQAFWFNSWCWLEYSISKDAAFCFPCFLFEKDSSSQHAFTIDGFKNWKRVNDNERCLFFVHIGGDNSLHKKAVKSLEGLTDITRHIDKVINRQSLEEINNNRLRLRATIEVVRYLNLQACALRGHDESSTSRNRGDCKYCILVDETIDESHKEQMAIVLRFVDVHDFIRERFFDIVNVADTISLTLKKEIFDVLTRNNLSIHNMRGQGYDGSSNMRGAFNDLQALFLKDCPYAYYVHCFAHRLQLALAAHGIEVENSVASGERETGRGLNQIGNLQRSGSTRWSSHFNCVCSLMDKFGSIIVVLENINNCSTSSNSMRGEVRGSLKALKSFDFLFVLHLMYKIKGITDLLCRALQSKSIDILNVMDSVATTIVLLQSLRNEGFDILLDYVMSVCAKYKIDVPHMNARYMDGIRSLKELHYRFNDTAVQLLRLSSSLELKNNFMLFDIEHI